A section of the Saccopteryx leptura isolate mSacLep1 chromosome 4, mSacLep1_pri_phased_curated, whole genome shotgun sequence genome encodes:
- the FUS gene encoding RNA-binding protein FUS isoform X1, with translation MASNDYTQQATQSYGAYPTQPGQGYSQQSNQPYGQQGYGGYSQSSDTSGYGQSTYGSYGQTQNTGYGTQSAPQGYGSTGGYGGGQSSQSSYGQQSYPGYGQQPAPSSTSGSYGSSSQSSNYGQPPSGGYGQQSGYGGQQPSYGQQQSSYNPPQGYGQQNQYNSSSGGGGGGGGGNYGQDQSSMSGGSSGGGYGSQDQSGGGGGGGYGGGQQDRGGRGRGGGGGYNRSSGGYEPRGRGGGRGGRGGMGGSDRGGFNKFGGPRDQGSRHDSEQDNSDNNTIFVQGLGENVTIESVADYFKQIGIIKTNKKTGQPMINLYTDRETGKLKGEATVSFDDPPSAKAAIDWFDGKEFSGNPIKVSFATRRADFNRGGGNGRGGRGRGGPMGRGGYGGGGSGGGGRGGFPSGGGGGGGQQRAGDWKCPNPTCENMNFSWRNECNQCKAPKPDGPGGGPGGSHMGGSYGDDRRGGRGGYDRGGYRGRGGDRGGFRGGRGGGDRGGFGPGKMDSRGDHRQDRRERPY, from the exons ATGGCCTCAAACG aCTATACCCAACAAGCAACCCAAAG CTATGGGGCCTACCCCACCCAGCCTGGGCAGGGTTATTCCCAGCAGAGCAATCAGCCCTATGGACAGCAGGGTTATGGTGGCTACAGCCAGTCATCGGACACTTCAGGCTATGGCCAGAGCACATACGGTTCTTATGGACAGACCCAGAACA cagGCTATGGCACTCAGTCAGCTCCCCAGGGATATGGCTCTACTGGTGGCTATGGTGGTGGCCAGAGTTCTCAGTCGTCTTATGGGCAGCAGTCATACCCTGGCTATGGCCAGCAGCCAGCGCCTAGCAGCACCTCGGGAAG ttaTGGTAGCAGTTCTCAGAGCAGCAACTATGGTCAGCCCCCGAGTGGGGGCTATGGTCAGCAGTCTGGCTATGGTGGACAGCAGCCTAGCTATGGACAGCAGCAAAGCTCCTATAATCCTCCTCAGGGCTATGGACAACAGAACCAGTACAACAGTAGCAGTGGAGGTGgcggagggggtggtggag GTAACTATGGCCAAGATCAGTCCTCCATGAGTGgcggcagcagcggcggcggTTACGGCAGTCAGGACcagagtggtggtggtggcggcggtgGCTACGGGGGCGGCCAGCAGGACCGCGGGGGACGAGGCCGGGGCGGTGGCGGTGGTTACAACCGCAGCAGTGGTGGCTATGAACCCAGAGGCCGTGGAGGTGGCCGTGGAGGCAGAGGCGGCATGGG CGGAAGTGACCGTGGTGGCTTCAATAAATTTGGTG GCCCTCGGGACCAAGGATCGCGTCATGACTCGG AACAGGATAATTCAGACAACAACACCATCTTCGTGCAAGGCCTGGGCGAGAACGTGACGATCGAGTCTGTGGCTGATTACTTCAAACAGATTGGTATTATTAAG acaaacaaaaaaacgggaCAGCCCATGATTAATCTGTACACAGACAGGGAGACGGGCAAGCTGAAGGGAGAGGCGACGGTATCATTTGATGACCCACCTTCTGCTAAAGCGGCTATTGACTGGTTTGATG GTAAAGAATTCTCTGGGAATCCTATCAAGGTCTCATTTGCTACTCGGCGAGCAGATTTCAATCGGGGTGGCGGCAATGGCCGTGGAGGCCGAGGGCGAGGAG GACCAATGGGCCGCGGCGGTTACGGAGGCGgcggcagtggtggtggtggccgAGGAGGGTTCCccagtggaggaggaggtggcggAGGACAGCAGCGAGCTGGGGACTGGAAGTGCCCTAATCC TACATGTGAGAACATGAACTTCTCTTGGAGGAATGAATGCAACCAGTGTAAGGCCCCTAAACCAGATGGCCCAGGAGGGGGACCAGGAGGCTCTCATATGG GGGGTAGCTACGGAGACGATCGTCGCGGCGGCAGAGGAGGCTACGATCGGGGCGGCTATCGAGGCCGAGGCGGGGACCGTGGGGGCTTCCGAGGAGGCCGGGGTGGTGGGGACAGAGGTGGCTTTGGCCCTGGCAAGATGGACTCCAG GGGTGACCACAGACAAGATCGCAGAGAGAGGCCATATTAG
- the FUS gene encoding RNA-binding protein FUS isoform X2: MASNDYTQQATQSYGAYPTQPGQGYSQQSNQPYGQQGYGGYSQSSDTSGYGQSTYGSYGQTQNSYGTQSAPQGYGSTGGYGGGQSSQSSYGQQSYPGYGQQPAPSSTSGSYGSSSQSSNYGQPPSGGYGQQSGYGGQQPSYGQQQSSYNPPQGYGQQNQYNSSSGGGGGGGGGNYGQDQSSMSGGSSGGGYGSQDQSGGGGGGGYGGGQQDRGGRGRGGGGGYNRSSGGYEPRGRGGGRGGRGGMGGSDRGGFNKFGGPRDQGSRHDSEQDNSDNNTIFVQGLGENVTIESVADYFKQIGIIKTNKKTGQPMINLYTDRETGKLKGEATVSFDDPPSAKAAIDWFDGKEFSGNPIKVSFATRRADFNRGGGNGRGGRGRGGPMGRGGYGGGGSGGGGRGGFPSGGGGGGGQQRAGDWKCPNPTCENMNFSWRNECNQCKAPKPDGPGGGPGGSHMGGSYGDDRRGGRGGYDRGGYRGRGGDRGGFRGGRGGGDRGGFGPGKMDSRGDHRQDRRERPY, encoded by the exons ATGGCCTCAAACG aCTATACCCAACAAGCAACCCAAAG CTATGGGGCCTACCCCACCCAGCCTGGGCAGGGTTATTCCCAGCAGAGCAATCAGCCCTATGGACAGCAGGGTTATGGTGGCTACAGCCAGTCATCGGACACTTCAGGCTATGGCCAGAGCACATACGGTTCTTATGGACAGACCCAGAACA GCTATGGCACTCAGTCAGCTCCCCAGGGATATGGCTCTACTGGTGGCTATGGTGGTGGCCAGAGTTCTCAGTCGTCTTATGGGCAGCAGTCATACCCTGGCTATGGCCAGCAGCCAGCGCCTAGCAGCACCTCGGGAAG ttaTGGTAGCAGTTCTCAGAGCAGCAACTATGGTCAGCCCCCGAGTGGGGGCTATGGTCAGCAGTCTGGCTATGGTGGACAGCAGCCTAGCTATGGACAGCAGCAAAGCTCCTATAATCCTCCTCAGGGCTATGGACAACAGAACCAGTACAACAGTAGCAGTGGAGGTGgcggagggggtggtggag GTAACTATGGCCAAGATCAGTCCTCCATGAGTGgcggcagcagcggcggcggTTACGGCAGTCAGGACcagagtggtggtggtggcggcggtgGCTACGGGGGCGGCCAGCAGGACCGCGGGGGACGAGGCCGGGGCGGTGGCGGTGGTTACAACCGCAGCAGTGGTGGCTATGAACCCAGAGGCCGTGGAGGTGGCCGTGGAGGCAGAGGCGGCATGGG CGGAAGTGACCGTGGTGGCTTCAATAAATTTGGTG GCCCTCGGGACCAAGGATCGCGTCATGACTCGG AACAGGATAATTCAGACAACAACACCATCTTCGTGCAAGGCCTGGGCGAGAACGTGACGATCGAGTCTGTGGCTGATTACTTCAAACAGATTGGTATTATTAAG acaaacaaaaaaacgggaCAGCCCATGATTAATCTGTACACAGACAGGGAGACGGGCAAGCTGAAGGGAGAGGCGACGGTATCATTTGATGACCCACCTTCTGCTAAAGCGGCTATTGACTGGTTTGATG GTAAAGAATTCTCTGGGAATCCTATCAAGGTCTCATTTGCTACTCGGCGAGCAGATTTCAATCGGGGTGGCGGCAATGGCCGTGGAGGCCGAGGGCGAGGAG GACCAATGGGCCGCGGCGGTTACGGAGGCGgcggcagtggtggtggtggccgAGGAGGGTTCCccagtggaggaggaggtggcggAGGACAGCAGCGAGCTGGGGACTGGAAGTGCCCTAATCC TACATGTGAGAACATGAACTTCTCTTGGAGGAATGAATGCAACCAGTGTAAGGCCCCTAAACCAGATGGCCCAGGAGGGGGACCAGGAGGCTCTCATATGG GGGGTAGCTACGGAGACGATCGTCGCGGCGGCAGAGGAGGCTACGATCGGGGCGGCTATCGAGGCCGAGGCGGGGACCGTGGGGGCTTCCGAGGAGGCCGGGGTGGTGGGGACAGAGGTGGCTTTGGCCCTGGCAAGATGGACTCCAG GGGTGACCACAGACAAGATCGCAGAGAGAGGCCATATTAG
- the PYCARD gene encoding apoptosis-associated speck-like protein containing a CARD, translating to MGSTREVILEALENLTHDELKKFKLLLLSVPLREGYGRLPRGPLLSMDAVDLTDKLVNFYLEAYAAELTTVALRNMGMQEAAQQLLSRKAGSGAVSACSPPVQAGTAPHFVDKHRSALIARVADVNGVLDALYQHNVLGEEQYQAVRAQPTSQERMRKLFSFAPSWNRTCKDLLLQALKDTQPFLVADLESS from the exons ATGGGGTCCACGCGCGAGGTCATCCTGGAGGCGCTGGAGAACCTGACCCATGACGAGCTCAAGAAGTTCAAGCTGCTGCTGCTTTCAGTGCCCCTGCGCGAAGGCTACGGGCGCCTCCCGCGGGGGCCGCTGCTGTCCATGGACGCCGTGGACCTCACCGACAAGCTGGTCAACTTCTACCTGGAGGCGTACGCCGCCGAGCTCACCACGGTGGCGCTGCGGAACATGGGCATGCAGGAGGCCGCCCAGCAGCTGCTCAGCAGGAAGGCGG GCTCTGGAGCCGTGAGTGCCTGCAGCCCCCCTGTGCAAGCCGGGACAG CACCGCACTTCGTGGACAAGCACCGGAGCGCTCTCATCGCGCGGGTCGCAGACGTGAACGGGGTGCTGGATGCTCTGTACCAGCACAATGTCCTCGGCGAAGAGCAGTACCAGGCAGTGCGAGCCCAGCCCACCAGTCAAGAGCGGATGAGGAAGCTCTTCAGCTTTGCTCCATCCTGGAACCGGACCTGCAAAGATCTGCTCCTCCAGGCCCTGAAGGACACCCAGCCCTTCCTGGTGGCCGACCTGGAAAGCAGCTGA